A genomic region of Ignavibacteriota bacterium contains the following coding sequences:
- a CDS encoding Gfo/Idh/MocA family oxidoreductase → MAKKRLGVGLIGTGFIGRFHIRSWVSVRDGDINGIFDKNINSANEAASLVKQLNVGDPKVHKSIADLVADPNIDAIWILTPNFTRLEVMEEIVNAVETGKGELIGVACEKPLGRNVSEAKKMLDLAKRAKLLDGYLEDQIFAPTSIRGKQLLWSRGANAGRPYLARAAEEHSGPHMPWFWEGSLQGGGVLNDMMCHSVEVARYLLTEPGKPRESLTPVKITAHTECLKWQNPKYSQILSKNSNGKVDYNNRPAEDYARSVIEYKDENNQKVIVETTTSWCYVGAGLRLSMEVLGPEYSLAINSLDTDMKIFLSRDILGKQGEDLVEKQNAETGLMPIVSNEENAYGYDVENRHMVQSFLNGKRPEENFSDGVNVTELLMTAYKSAEEEKTINFPPADLDTFIPKVAKGEWNPKLKK, encoded by the coding sequence ATGGCTAAAAAAAGATTAGGCGTTGGACTAATTGGTACCGGTTTTATTGGAAGATTTCACATTCGTTCGTGGGTTTCTGTGAGAGACGGCGATATAAATGGAATTTTTGATAAAAATATTAATTCCGCTAATGAAGCTGCTTCTTTGGTAAAACAATTAAATGTTGGCGATCCGAAAGTTCACAAATCAATAGCTGATTTAGTTGCCGATCCGAATATTGACGCAATATGGATTTTAACTCCGAACTTTACAAGATTGGAAGTGATGGAAGAAATTGTAAATGCGGTTGAAACAGGCAAAGGTGAACTTATTGGCGTGGCTTGCGAAAAACCGCTTGGCAGAAATGTGAGTGAAGCTAAAAAAATGTTAGACCTTGCAAAAAGAGCCAAACTACTTGACGGCTATTTAGAAGATCAAATTTTCGCGCCGACATCAATTAGAGGAAAACAGTTATTGTGGTCTCGCGGCGCAAATGCGGGTAGACCATATTTAGCAAGAGCCGCAGAAGAACACAGCGGTCCGCATATGCCGTGGTTTTGGGAAGGATCACTGCAAGGCGGTGGAGTTTTAAATGACATGATGTGTCATTCGGTTGAAGTTGCCCGGTATCTTTTAACAGAACCCGGAAAACCGAGAGAAAGCTTAACTCCCGTAAAAATTACCGCGCATACAGAATGCTTGAAATGGCAAAACCCAAAATATTCACAGATATTATCAAAAAACAGCAACGGTAAAGTTGATTACAATAACAGACCAGCTGAAGATTATGCTAGATCGGTGATTGAGTATAAAGATGAGAATAATCAAAAGGTAATAGTAGAAACAACAACTTCTTGGTGTTATGTTGGAGCTGGCTTAAGGTTAAGTATGGAAGTTTTAGGTCCGGAGTATTCGCTGGCGATAAATTCTTTAGATACGGATATGAAAATTTTCCTCAGCAGAGATATTTTAGGAAAACAAGGCGAAGATCTTGTCGAAAAACAAAATGCAGAAACCGGATTAATGCCAATTGTTAGTAATGAGGAAAATGCTTACGGCTATGACGTTGAAAATAGACATATGGTTCAGTCATTTTTAAACGGAAAACGTCCGGAAGAAAATTTTAGCGACGGTGTGAATGTAACCGAGTTATTAATGACGGCTTACAAAAGTGCCGAAGAAGAGAAAACAATTAATTTCCCACCCGCCGATTTAGATACTTTTATACCAAAAGTCGCTAAAGGCGAGTGGAATCCAAAATTAAAAAAATAG
- a CDS encoding MFS transporter, translated as MNVKIRLGLMMFLQYAIWGAWYVTVGNYMNANGMSSVIHWAYTVSPISSIVSPFFLGMIADRFFATEKVLGVLHFIGGISILLTPLVALTSPTLFIILLLIHMLAYMPTVGLTNTLAFSNLSNQEKEFPVIRVFGTIGWIIAGIIVSKILGADESSLPLTIAGIAGILMGVFSFTLPHTPPPAKGEKASFRKIIGIDAIKKLNTKSFMIFIISSFLISIPLAVYYAYAPVYINSTGIENPAFVMSFGQMSEVVFILIMPLLFPILGVKKMLLTGMGAWALRYFLFAMGADDSVSWMIISGVILHGICYDFFFVAGFIYVDKTATADIRNQAQGFIILATYGLGMLIGSQIAGLLFNYLITSNNLIEWQNFWYIPAVFAVLVMIFFGIMFKENKVLKNS; from the coding sequence ATGAACGTTAAAATCAGATTAGGTTTAATGATGTTTTTGCAATACGCGATATGGGGTGCTTGGTATGTAACGGTTGGAAATTATATGAATGCGAATGGGATGTCCTCAGTTATCCATTGGGCTTATACCGTTAGTCCAATTTCATCAATTGTTTCGCCGTTCTTTTTAGGAATGATTGCCGACAGATTTTTTGCAACAGAAAAGGTATTAGGTGTTTTACATTTCATTGGCGGAATTTCGATTTTGTTAACGCCTTTAGTTGCATTAACTTCACCTACACTTTTTATTATTCTTTTATTAATTCACATGCTTGCTTATATGCCAACTGTTGGATTAACAAATACATTAGCCTTTTCCAATTTAAGCAATCAAGAAAAAGAATTTCCTGTTATTAGAGTTTTTGGTACTATTGGCTGGATTATTGCCGGTATTATTGTAAGCAAAATTTTGGGCGCTGACGAATCATCGCTTCCATTAACTATAGCTGGAATTGCTGGAATATTAATGGGAGTTTTCAGTTTTACTTTGCCCCACACACCTCCTCCGGCAAAAGGTGAAAAGGCATCATTTAGAAAAATTATAGGCATTGACGCAATTAAAAAATTAAATACAAAATCATTCATGATTTTTATTATAAGTTCATTTTTGATCAGCATACCTTTGGCAGTTTATTATGCTTACGCTCCTGTTTATATTAATTCAACCGGAATTGAAAATCCCGCATTTGTAATGTCATTCGGTCAAATGTCCGAAGTTGTATTTATTTTGATCATGCCGTTACTTTTCCCAATATTGGGTGTAAAGAAAATGCTTTTAACCGGAATGGGCGCATGGGCTTTGCGTTATTTTCTATTTGCGATGGGCGCTGATGATTCGGTTTCCTGGATGATAATTTCCGGTGTAATTTTGCATGGAATATGTTACGATTTCTTTTTTGTCGCAGGTTTCATTTACGTAGATAAAACCGCAACTGCCGATATTAGAAACCAGGCACAAGGTTTTATTATTTTAGCAACGTATGGTTTGGGAATGTTAATCGGTTCTCAAATTGCAGGATTATTGTTTAATTATTTAATCACGAGTAATAATCTAATTGAATGGCAAAATTTCTGGTACATACCTGCGGTATTTGCCGTGCTGGTCATGATATTTTTTGGGATTATGTTTAAAGAAAATAAAGTTTTGAAAAATTCATAA